Proteins encoded together in one Amblyomma americanum isolate KBUSLIRL-KWMA chromosome 1, ASM5285725v1, whole genome shotgun sequence window:
- the LOC144109016 gene encoding uncharacterized protein LOC144109016 isoform X5 → MMRDRFAMAAFLYAYDGYIKYLVCLPRTLSYLYGSETCALPTWCRKPSGRSKEDIFEACAYLYDMLAMSEHAEVIQMHHEKYEPHMRNYVRDNTLGACV, encoded by the exons ATGATGCGAGACCGTTTTGCTATGGCGGCGTTCTTGTACGCGTACGACGGCTACATCAAGTACCTCGTGTGCCTGCCCCGCACGCTGTCGTACCTGTACGGCTCGGAGACCTGTGCACTTCCCACGTGGTGCCGGAAGCCGTCGGGTCGGTCGAAGGAAGACATCTTCGAGGCGTGCGCATATCTCTATGATATGTTGGCCATGTCAGAGCACGCCGAGGTTATCCAG ATGCACCACGAGAAGTACGAACCACACATGCGGAACTACGTGCGTGACAACACTCTCGGGGCCTGCGTATAG